Proteins encoded within one genomic window of Schaalia sp. HMT-172:
- a CDS encoding YbaB/EbfC family nucleoid-associated protein, with translation MVTYRPDAASQSDPGGDGTPDLSAFDEAAANVRRSARKAQRLAEKAATFLELRETVRGQGEDASGRVNVTVDASGCPLRVLIDGDEAVGRLVIEAWKAAQSSAGAQVADAAVDAYGESDPGAQALVARYGSAREQDAGERESRPIDRFGILRNPGIRREWH, from the coding sequence ATGGTTACCTATCGCCCCGATGCAGCAAGCCAGAGTGACCCGGGTGGGGATGGCACGCCGGACTTGTCTGCTTTCGATGAGGCCGCCGCCAACGTGCGCCGTTCGGCGCGAAAAGCTCAGCGCCTCGCGGAGAAGGCCGCAACGTTCCTTGAGCTCCGGGAGACGGTGCGCGGACAGGGTGAGGATGCGTCTGGCCGCGTCAACGTGACGGTCGACGCCTCCGGTTGCCCGCTTCGGGTGCTCATTGACGGGGACGAGGCCGTGGGGCGTTTGGTCATTGAGGCCTGGAAGGCGGCCCAATCGAGCGCTGGCGCCCAGGTAGCCGACGCCGCCGTTGATGCTTACGGCGAGTCAGACCCGGGCGCACAGGCATTGGTCGCGCGTTATGGGTCGGCACGGGAGCAAGACGCCGGGGAGCGCGAGAGCCGACCGATTGATCGTTTCGGGATACTGCGCAATCCTGGTATCCGCAGGGAGTGGCACTGA
- a CDS encoding VIT1/CCC1 transporter family protein gives MSAQGNEASAVNADHAAEDREPTREQIKRWRKHLAEERMEAHTYRDLSERRTGEERAVLLQLEEAERRHEEYWLARLGERALPAPKPPLRTRAAAVLAHLFGTIFILAMAQRAEQRSARDVDDDVPAHMQADEYIHAEVIRSLAAKSRETLAGTFRAAVFGANDGLVSNLALVLGVAATGMEPHVVLLTGVSGLLAGALSMAAGEWVSVRSQRELLDASIPAPDAHQAVPDLDVDANELALVFRARGESEEEAERHARQVFARLAKPATGESGAIAVRAALGGSPESDGAGDQVGTPMKAALSSFCFFATGAFFPLIPYIVGLTGLTAIAVAAAIVGVALLFTGGVVGILSGQSPTPRALRQLVVGYGAAGVTYLLGLLFGTSVS, from the coding sequence GTGAGCGCGCAGGGGAACGAGGCCTCGGCAGTGAACGCGGATCACGCGGCCGAAGACCGGGAGCCGACGCGCGAGCAGATTAAGCGCTGGCGCAAGCACCTGGCTGAGGAGCGCATGGAGGCCCACACCTACCGTGACCTGTCGGAGCGCCGGACGGGCGAGGAGCGCGCGGTCCTGCTGCAGTTGGAGGAGGCGGAGCGCCGCCACGAGGAGTATTGGCTGGCGCGCCTGGGTGAGCGGGCCCTGCCCGCCCCGAAGCCGCCGCTGCGCACGCGTGCCGCGGCGGTCCTCGCGCATCTTTTTGGCACGATTTTCATTCTGGCGATGGCCCAGCGCGCGGAGCAGCGTTCCGCTCGCGACGTGGATGATGACGTGCCGGCGCACATGCAGGCAGACGAGTACATTCACGCCGAGGTCATCCGTTCCCTGGCTGCGAAGTCCCGCGAGACCCTGGCGGGCACGTTCCGCGCGGCGGTCTTTGGCGCGAACGACGGCCTCGTGTCGAACCTGGCTCTCGTGCTGGGCGTGGCGGCGACGGGCATGGAGCCGCACGTCGTGTTGCTGACGGGCGTGTCGGGCCTGCTCGCGGGCGCCTTGTCGATGGCTGCCGGCGAGTGGGTGAGCGTGCGCAGTCAGCGCGAGCTGCTCGACGCCTCGATCCCCGCCCCGGACGCGCATCAGGCAGTGCCGGACCTGGATGTGGACGCGAACGAGCTGGCGCTTGTGTTCCGTGCGCGCGGGGAGAGCGAGGAGGAGGCCGAGCGGCACGCGAGGCAGGTTTTCGCGCGTCTCGCCAAGCCGGCGACCGGAGAGTCCGGCGCGATCGCGGTGCGCGCCGCCCTCGGCGGCAGCCCCGAGTCGGATGGTGCGGGCGACCAGGTGGGCACGCCCATGAAGGCCGCGTTGTCGTCGTTCTGTTTCTTCGCGACGGGCGCATTTTTCCCGTTGATTCCCTATATTGTGGGCCTGACGGGCCTGACGGCGATCGCGGTCGCGGCTGCGATTGTGGGCGTGGCCCTGCTGTTCACGGGCGGCGTGGTCGGCATCTTGTCGGGCCAGTCCCCGACGCCTCGCGCGCTGCGTCAGCTTGTCGTGGGCTACGGCGCCGCGGGCGTCACCTACCTGCTGGGCTTGCTGTTCGGCACCTCGGTTTCCTAG
- a CDS encoding alpha/beta hydrolase: MSQITIQTPRGVSITGTFTRPVDCRDAAVIFSHSFLSDRHASGMFDALGRAMRRAGYATLAFDYSGHGESGDEIITFDPLIEDFRSASGWLADQGFTRQICVGHEFGATVALRARPSAVQTYVLVSPVLGPLSYDWNLVFSDVQLSDLERHGTTTIPNDSESVRRHFTINKATLADMSMVSGEKALHGIDVPILITHDAFDEETGLLDRTREAFHLLPDGSVVDMTAPPVGVVGEYTPIDGVPVADEAVDRALAASGSAHLPALPDVAVRWVSRWVPAGR; the protein is encoded by the coding sequence GTGAGCCAGATAACGATTCAGACGCCCCGGGGAGTGTCCATCACCGGGACATTCACGCGTCCTGTGGACTGCCGCGACGCCGCGGTGATCTTTTCTCACAGCTTTTTGTCGGACCGTCACGCATCGGGGATGTTCGATGCGCTCGGTCGCGCGATGCGTCGCGCCGGCTACGCCACCCTCGCCTTCGACTATTCCGGGCACGGCGAATCCGGCGATGAGATCATCACCTTCGACCCGCTCATCGAGGACTTTCGCTCCGCCTCCGGCTGGCTGGCCGACCAGGGGTTCACACGCCAAATCTGCGTCGGCCACGAGTTCGGCGCCACCGTCGCCCTGCGCGCCCGCCCGTCCGCCGTGCAGACCTACGTGCTCGTCTCGCCGGTCCTCGGCCCGCTGTCCTACGACTGGAATCTCGTGTTCTCCGACGTGCAGCTCTCCGACCTGGAACGCCACGGCACCACCACCATCCCCAACGACTCCGAGTCCGTGCGCCGTCACTTCACGATCAACAAGGCCACCCTCGCCGACATGTCCATGGTGTCCGGCGAGAAGGCCTTGCACGGCATCGACGTGCCCATTCTCATCACACACGACGCCTTCGACGAGGAAACCGGCCTGCTCGACCGCACGCGCGAGGCCTTCCACCTGCTGCCCGACGGATCCGTCGTCGACATGACCGCGCCGCCCGTCGGTGTCGTCGGCGAGTACACGCCCATCGACGGCGTTCCCGTCGCCGACGAGGCCGTGGATCGCGCCCTGGCCGCCTCAGGTTCCGCGCACCTGCCCGCGCTGCCCGACGTCGCCGTGCGGTGGGTCAGCCGCTGGGTGCCAGCAGGCCGGTAG
- a CDS encoding PfkB family carbohydrate kinase, whose product MTALFAGLTTLDVLHRLDHVPDPGLKVTSTDFTMAAGGPATNAAVTYAALVAATRAPSADAATRAPSAGEAEADSPAPFPSGEAPTLLTALGEGPVSAFLAADLASAGVRVLDATAPTPLDHPSALGERGAAPASSLREPAVSSIIEHPSGRMVASTNARMDADPGRVAAELPERVGVVLIDGHNPALAQAALTLGVPEVDGEDPFAVLEARPPHLRVLDGGSWKDWLTPLLGLVDVAVVSEDFAPPLLARADGEQVAGFLRGFGITRVVRTRGERPVQYWWDGTSGEVPVHEVPDASTMGAGDAFHGAFAWALERAGASDPERLIRFASAVAGVSVSSFGTRQWLASPALAELVRG is encoded by the coding sequence ATGACTGCTCTCTTTGCCGGGCTGACGACCCTGGATGTGCTGCACCGACTCGACCACGTGCCCGACCCGGGCCTGAAGGTGACCTCCACGGACTTCACGATGGCCGCCGGCGGCCCCGCGACGAACGCGGCCGTCACCTACGCGGCGCTCGTCGCGGCCACCCGCGCTCCTTCCGCCGACGCGGCCACCCGCGCTCCTTCCGCCGGCGAGGCCGAGGCCGACTCCCCCGCCCCCTTCCCCTCTGGGGAGGCGCCGACGCTGTTGACGGCCCTCGGCGAGGGCCCGGTGTCTGCTTTCCTGGCCGCGGACTTGGCGTCCGCGGGCGTGCGAGTCCTGGATGCGACGGCCCCCACCCCTCTCGATCACCCGTCCGCGCTTGGAGAGCGCGGCGCGGCCCCGGCCTCGTCCCTGCGCGAGCCGGCCGTCTCCTCGATCATCGAGCACCCGAGCGGGCGCATGGTCGCCTCCACGAACGCGCGGATGGACGCCGACCCGGGGCGCGTCGCGGCGGAGCTGCCCGAACGCGTCGGCGTCGTCCTCATCGACGGGCACAACCCGGCGCTGGCGCAGGCGGCGCTGACGCTGGGCGTGCCCGAGGTGGACGGTGAGGATCCCTTCGCGGTCCTTGAGGCGCGCCCGCCGCACCTGCGGGTGCTCGATGGCGGCTCGTGGAAGGACTGGCTCACTCCCCTGCTGGGCCTCGTGGACGTCGCCGTCGTGTCGGAGGATTTCGCGCCCCCGCTCCTCGCGCGAGCGGACGGCGAGCAGGTCGCCGGCTTCCTGCGCGGTTTCGGCATCACGCGGGTGGTGCGCACGCGCGGCGAGCGGCCCGTGCAGTACTGGTGGGACGGCACCAGCGGCGAGGTTCCCGTGCACGAGGTCCCCGACGCCTCGACGATGGGCGCGGGGGACGCGTTCCACGGGGCGTTCGCGTGGGCGCTTGAGCGCGCGGGGGCCTCGGATCCGGAGCGCCTCATTCGTTTCGCGTCGGCGGTGGCGGGCGTGTCGGTGTCCTCCTTCGGGACGAGGCAGTGGCTGGCTTCTCCTGCCCTGGCGGAGTTGGTGCGCGGGTAG